The Oncorhynchus nerka isolate Pitt River linkage group LG11, Oner_Uvic_2.0, whole genome shotgun sequence genome includes the window AGACTAGTCACCACATCTTTTCAGAAAGTAGTGGAGAGGCCGGCCAATCACCATAAATAAGGTACTAActttaacgtgtgtgtgtctgtctgtctgtctgagtgtatGTATGTGCAGTGCTTGACTTAGACTGAAATCGGTAACAGTACTCATCTTGGGTGCTGGTACTGTAGGTGCAGGggctccacagagagagagagagagagagagagagagagagagagagagagagagagagagagagagagagagagagagagagacagacagacagacagacgaaacATACCAACTATGTTATTTTCAGGTGTTTCTAAACAAAATGGGAAAGATGTGCACTTCTGGATTGGTCTGACTGACTCAGAGATGGAAGGGTTCTGGAAATGGGTGGATGGAACAACATCAGCAACAACGTGAGTAATATTTACTTCTTGCCGTTTCTTTTTGAAGCGTATTGTTTCTTGAACtaatatcatgttgatatcatttTCTGCTGAACTGGTTCTTAGGTTCTGGAGAAGAGGAGAGCCAAATAATACTGATGGGGAGGAGGATTGTGTGGTATTCAACAGGTTTATTAATCTGTCTTGGGACTGGGAAATGATTCAGTCATGGAATGACCAGCCTTGCTCAGTGAGTACTCAATGGGTATGTGAGAGCAGTGTCATAACAAATCCATCCACAACAGGAGAATAATATCAGAATTCCCTTTTGAGTTAGCAATTGTATTATTAGTTAGCAATTGTATTGTTAAAGATTATTGTTGAAGTGTAATTTAAATCTATTACGACATAAGTTATGATTAGTAATGATTGTTCTTATGATTAGTAATGATTGTTCTTATGATTAGTAATGATCGTAGCTATGATTTGTAATGATTTaatttatataatatataattgCTTTTTAAGAACCATAGTATTATGAATGTGAAACTCCAACCTGAAAGCTAATGTAGTGAATTGACATGCAGGGTCAAATCTAATCATCTAACAGTGAACTGTGTACAATTTTTGGATAACATTAAAGACATATTCTGAAAGCTAACAGAACAGAAATGTTTGAATTGTATTGTACATTGCAGGCATAATTTCTCTATTCATGTGATACATATTATAGATTATTTTAAACCAAAGTGAAAATACAACTGTTATTGTATTTGATTCCACATTGAATGTTGTTGTGTTTCTTTATATGGATGTTGGGGAACagaactctcatctctctctctctctctctctctgtctctgttcctgtctctctctcagacacacacacacacacacacacacacacacacacacacacacacacacacacacacacacacacacacacttatttcaCCTCATTGCAATTTGGACTGTAAGGACATTCAGAGCATCGATGAGACAGACAGCATACAAAGACAGAAACTATACACACGGTACCAGTTATCATCATCATTGAGATATGGAGATAGAAGAGGACATCTATGCCAATGTAGAGGAGATCCGTGTGAAAGACTGTAATGATCTGGCTGCAGGTTACGAGACATTACACCAGAGTCCACAGGCTGGAACAAGTAAGTGTGTTTAAAGACAATAATGACTGAGAAGTACATTTTGATATGAGCACACTGCAAACTAAAGGTATTTAAATACATCTGAGTGAGAATGAAAGTCCCAGATCCCGAAACCTCTAGTCATTTAAATCAGTATGATAAATGGTCCCTCGTGTTATGCAACAAGGTCATCTCCATTCAGCTGGGGATCAACAACAATATCAGATGTGTTCAGTGGGCCTAAGGGGCAAAGCAGCTTTAAAGAAGTTCTCTGGTTACAACGTCAATATAAAGAGGTTTATTGTCATCATTAATGAGAAACCGTGAGGCAATTCGTGGAAAGGTTCCTAATTTTTAGAGGGACTTGTTTCAagcattgtttaaaaaaaattatgtttCTATATAATTTGGAAGGAAGTGATAGTAGAGGAGGACAGAAACATCTTTGATTTCTGGTTGAAGACCACAAGACTCAGTTCCTCTTGGTGTAAACAGCATTGGTTTGTGAGGTGCATGTAACCACGTGTTTCTCTACACCTGCAGGACTGAAGCATGAGAATCAGAACTCTCAGCCTTGGAGGATGGCTACAGTTTCCCTGGGCCTGCTGTGTGTTGTCTTACTGATCACAGTCACAAGCCTCTCTGTGCATTGTGAGTGTTCAACTCGCATGTGTACCTGCGTGTGCATTTATGCGTGTGTTTGTGAatgcgtgcgcatgtgtgtgcaAGAACGAGCGAGCCGGGAAAAAAAAACGATTGTTGGCGTGTGCTCTCTTCTCTTTTCAATCACAGATGATGAACAGTACTACGGACTGTCCAGACTCCAGACTTCATACAACAACCTGACTGAGGAGAAACTCCGGCTGCAGAGGTCAGTTTCAGAGCAGGAGAAGAAGATATCAGAGCTTGGTAAGTATGATGTTGTAGAATGGGAATGCAGGGGATGATATAGTGATAAATAGCAATTGTTCTGTGTTATATAATTGTAGTATATAATAATTGGTCTGTATAGCTGAATTAGATGATTTCATTCTCTATCTATAGGACCCTGTCCTGATGGCTGGAGGAGACACAGATGTAACTGTTATTACTTATCTAATAACAGTAAAACTTGGAGTGAGAGCAGacaagactgcagagagagaggagcagatctgttgatcataaacagcagagaggaacaggtgtgtatgtggatacatgagagagcgagagagagagagatagagcgagagcaagagggagagagaaagagagagagaaacagagagagagagagaaaaagagcgagaaagagagagagagagaaagagagagaaagagagtgagagagaaagagcgagagaaagtgagagtgcgagagaaagagagagcgagagatagagagagagcaagagcgatagagagagagagaaagagagagcgagagatatagagagagcaagagcgagagagaaagagagagaacaagagagagatagacagagaacaagagtgagagagaaagagaaagaaagagagagagagaaagagagagagagaaagagagtgagagagaaagagcgagagaaagtgagagtgagagagaaagagagagagagagagagagagagcaagagcgagagagagagagaaagagatagagagagagcaagagcgatagagagagagagagcaagagagagagagcaagagagagagagatagagagagagcaagagcgagagagaaagagagagagagagagagagagagagaagagagagaacaagagcgagagagagagagaaagaaagagagagagagactaaacatATTGCTTTTCTTGTATACAGCATTTTCTAAACACATTGGGGAGGAAAATGCATTTCTGGATTGGTCTGACTGACTCAGAGCAGGAAGGGATCTGGAAATGGGTGGATGGAACAACATCAACCACAACACAGTGAGTGAAAAGCAGATTAACATATCAATTACCATGGAGCAGGCAGAGTAACCAATAAGGACTTGTTCTTCTTCCTGGGTTGACTGTTCACTGAACTGGTTGGTTCTTAGGttctggagagaaggagagccaAATAATGCCCAGGGGGGTGAGAACTGTGCAGTCTTCAACAGCTTCAGAGATACCCTGGGAATTATACAATCATGGAATGACCAGCCTTGCTCATTGCTTATCCGTTGGGTATGCAACTACACACCTAACGTGTCCTCCTAATAGGCCTACACATCTTGATGGCATCTGCCCACAGGAGAATATCTGAATTCCATTGTAAAAAAAAACGAAGCATCTCCTACAAGTTGATGCTGACAAGTCCTGGCAGGAAAACAAATGACCCATAACA containing:
- the LOC115137696 gene encoding C-type lectin domain family 4 member E-like, whose amino-acid sequence is MEIEEDIYANVEEIRVKDCNDLAAGYETLHQSPQAGTRLKHENQNSQPWRMATVSLGLLCVVLLITVTSLSVHYDEQYYGLSRLQTSYNNLTEEKLRLQRSVSEQEKKISELGPCPDGWRRHRCNCYYLSNNSKTWSESRQDCRERGADLLIINSREEQHFLNTLGRKMHFWIGLTDSEQEGIWKWVDGTTSTTTQFWREGEPNNAQGGENCAVFNSFRDTLGIIQSWNDQPCSLLIRWVCNYTPNVSS